A genomic stretch from Falco naumanni isolate bFalNau1 chromosome 4, bFalNau1.pat, whole genome shotgun sequence includes:
- the ARHGAP45 gene encoding rho GTPase-activating protein 45 isoform X2, with amino-acid sequence MFSRKKRELMKTPSISKKSRAGSPVPQTLPDLSRKDCLEAPGTGPGELPPASSKLSTSPSTAGTLKRPTSLSRHASAAGFPLTTAGPRPMAKGHKTPTSYSPMDGTEGPFIDTEDISQLLTDVARFADALEKLRDVVLRDDPKEPQRPLAHECLGETLRILRQVINKYPLLNTLETLTAAGTLISKVKGFHYESNNETDKREFEKAVETIAVSFSSTVSEFLMGEVDSSTILSIPPSDQNQSMESLYGGIPGPGGDAMPSGMESYDTGRPPAEEVDVMLQRCEGGVDAALQYAKNISKYMKDLIGYLEKRTTLEMEFAKGLQKMANSCKQTISQETNMPFLSIYLLALEQDMEHGTSVLQAAITLQHQTFLQPLTVRRLEHEKRRKEIKEQWHRAQRKLQEAEVNLRKAKQIYMQRSEEHDKAKYMAVKAEEEQQNTTSSITTKTLDKKRRLEEEAKNKAEEAMATYRTCIADANTQKQELEDTKVNSLRQIHEVIKQSDQVIKMATISFYQIMHMQTAPLPVNFQTLCESSKLYDPGQQYASHVKQLQRGDEPDTQYDFEPYVSHNTWSPFTRARKGSFNANDFSTNTGSDGAGLPKDGTPSEGGAGAKEQQSGAPAAERRGGRGHQVHKSWPTSITEADSSLDSNTGEFSHKLQRLSSNGTMSSSEELGEKDENTTPFEQSINGITPEMTAPTGPFRNIGLSKAAQTHRLRKLRTPSKCRECNSYVYFQGAECEECYLACHKKCLETLAIQCGHKKLQGKLQLFGQDFTKASQSSADGIPFIIKKCISEIEKRALKTKGIYRVNGVKTRVEKLCQAFENGKELVELSQASPHDISNVLKLYLRQLPEPIMPFRMYNELMGLAKESLQGGEAKGKSGKGGPELVDKGADTDKVVVNLVLKLKELVKELPWENMATLQYLLQHLRRIVEVEQDNKMTSSNLGIVFGPTLMRPRPTDATISLSSLVDYPHQARIIEALIIFYSTIFENKEPTVLADPSKYVTDTKEEAASCSDLGKAGSQPTALPGSLPYLELPLEKGNLGYGADSFTESGDRSVDSDSELEDSGELLAAADGTPQTQLTKQGSETSTDEAQFCDEGSEGQRSRSCSMGQSDAEGTAPRCCSPPGEEQSDAEEYPESRLTAADTDYNTNQSNNAARCHGGHQQQPWFI; translated from the exons ATGTTCTCCCGGAAGAAGCGGGAGTTGATGAAAACCCCCTCCATCTCCAAAAAGAGCCGAGCGGGAAGCCCCGTCCCACAGACGCTGCCG gaCCTCTCCCGCAAGGATTGCCTGGAGGCACCTGGCACCggccctggggagctgccccctgccagctccaagctcagcaccagccccagcaccgcCGGTACCCTCAAGCGCCCCACCAGCCTCAGCCGCCATGCCAGCGCCGCCGGCTTCCCCCTCACCACGGCGGGCCCCAGGCCCATGGCCAAGGGCCACAAGACCCCCACATCCTACAGCCCCATGGACGGCACGGAGGGCCCCTTCATCGACACAGAGGACATCTCCCAGCTGCTGACGGACGTGGCCCGCTTTGCCGATGCCCTGGAGAAACTGCGGGATGTGGTGCTGCGGGACG ACCCCAAGGAGCCCCAGCGGCCACTGGCCCACGAGTGCCTGGGTGAAACCCTGCGCATCCTGCGCCAGGTCATCAACAAGTACCCGCTGCTCAACACCCTGGAGACCCTGACAGCCGCTGGGACCCTCATCTCCAAAGTCAAGG GTTTCCACTACGAATCCAACAATGAGACGGACAAGCGGGAGTTTGAGAAGGCCGTGGAGACCATCGCGGTGTCCTTCAGCAGCAC CGTGTCGGAGTTCCTCATGGGGGAGGTGGACAGCAGCACCATCCTCTCCATCCCACCCAGTGACCAGAACCAG AGTATGGAGAGCCTCTATGGGGGCATCCCTGGGCCTGGAGGGGATGCCATGCCTTCGGGCATGGAAAGCTATGACACAG GCCGTCCTCCGGCCGAGGAGGTGGATGTGATGCTGCAGCGCTGTGAGGGAGGGGTAGATGCTGCCCTCCAGTATGCCAAAAACATCTCCAAGTACATGAAGGACCTCATCGGATACCTGGAGAAAAGGACCACGCTGG agatgGAGTTTGCCAAAGGGCTTCAGAAGATGGCAAACAGCTGCAAGCAAACCATCAGTCAGGAG ACCAACATGCCTTTCCTGTCCATCTACCTGCTGGCCCTGGAGCAGGATATGGAGCATGGGACGTCGGTTCTGCAGGCTGCCATCACCCTGCAGCACCAGACATTCCTCCAG CCGCTAACGGTGAGACGCCTTGAACATGAGAAACGGAGGAAGGAGATCAAGGAGCAGTGGCACCGGGCACAGAGGAAACTG CAAGAGGCAGAGGTGAACCTGCGCAAGGCCAAGCAGATCTACATGCAGCGCAGCGAGGAGCACGACAAGGCCAAGTACATGGCGGTGAAAGCggaagaagagcagcagaacaccaccagcagcatcaCCACCAAAACCCTAGACAAGAAGAGGCGGCTAGAAGAGGAAGCCAAGAACAAG GCAGAAGAGGCCATGGCCACGTATCGGACCTGCATTGCGGACGCGAATACCCAGAAGCAGGAGTTGGAGGATACCAAGGTGAACTCCCTGCGGCAGATCCACGAAGTGATCAAACAGAGTGACCAGGTCATCAAGATG GCTACAATCTCCTTCTATCAGATCATGCACATGCAGACAGCTCCGCTGCCCGTCAACTTCCAGACGCTGTGTGAGAGCAGCAAGCTCTACGACCCCGGGCAGCAATACGCCTCTCACGTCAAGCAGCTGCAGCGAGGAGACGAACCTGACACCCAGTACGACTTCGAGCCCTACGTGTCACACAACACCTG GTCCCCCTTCACTCGGGCGCGGAAAGGCAGCTTCAATGCCAACGATTTCTCAACAAACACCGGCTCTGACGGGGCCGGGCTGCCCAAGGACGGGACCCCCTCGGAAGGAGGTGCAGGAGCCAAGGAGCAGCAAAGTGGGGCCCCGGCGGCTGAGCGGAGAG GTGGTAGGGGACACCAGGTCCATAAATCCTGGCCAACCTCCATCACTGAAGCTGACAGCAGCCTGGATTCCAACACAG GTGAATTCAGCCATAAACTCCAGCGGCTGTCGTCCAACGGCACCATGTCCTCCAGCGAAGAGCTGGGGGAGAAGGACGAGAACACCACCCCCTTTGAGCAGA GCATCAACGGCATCACCCCAGAGATGACGGCTCCAACGGGGCCCTTCCGAAACATTGGCTTGTCCAAGGCTGCCCAGACTCATCGGCTGAGGAAGCTCCGTACCCCTTCCAAGTGTCGGGAGTGCAACAGCTACGTTTATTTCCAGGGAGCAGAATGCGAGGAG TGCTACCTGGCCTGCCACAAGAAGTGCCTGGAAACCTTGGCCATCCAGTGCGGCCACAAGAAACTCCAAGGGAAGCTGCAGCTTTTTGGGCAAGACTTCACAAAGGCTTCTCAGAGTAGTGCCGACGGCATCCCCTTCATCATCAAGAAGTGCATTTCTGAGATTGAGAAGCGGGCACTGAAAACCAAG GGCATCTACCGAGTTAATGGTGTCAAGACCCGTGTGGAGAAGCTTTGCCAGGCATTTGAGAATGGGAaagagctggtggagctgtcCCAGGCCTCCCCTCATGATATCAGCAATGTCTTGAAGCTCTACCTGAGACAG CTGCCGGAGCCCATCATGCCCTTCCGTATGTACAACGAGCTGATGGGCCTGGCCAAGGAGAGCTTACAGGGCGGCGAGGCCAAGGGCAAGAGCGGGAAAGGGGGTCCCGAGCTGGTGGACAAAGGAGCCGACACCGACAAGGTGGTGGTGAACCTGGTGCTGAAGCTGAAGGAGCTGGTGAAGGAGCTTCCCTGGGAGAACATGGCCACGCTACAGTACCTCCTGCAGCACTTGAGGAG gatCGTGGAAGTGGAACAGGACAACAAGATGACCTCAAGCAACCTGGGCATCGTCTTTGGGCCAACACTGATGCGCCCGAGGCCCACGGATGCCACTATTTCCTTGTCCTCACTGGTGGATTATCCCCACCAAGCTCGCATCATTGAAGCACTCATCATCTTCTATTCGACCATCTTTGAGAACAAGGAGCCCACGGTGCTGGCCGACCCCAGCAAATACGTCACAGATACcaaggaggaggcagccagctgctccGACCTG GGCAAGGCAGGCTCCCAGCCCACCGCTCTGCCCGGCAGCCTCCCCTATCTAGAGCTGCCTTTGGAGAAGGGGAATTTGGGGTACGGCGCTGACTCGTTCACAG AGTCTGGTGACCGCTCTGTTGACTCTGACTCCGAGCTGGAGGAcagtggggagctgctggccgctGCGGACGGGACCCCCCAAACCCAGCTAACGAAGCAGGGCAGCGAGACCAGCACAGACGAAGCTCAGTTCTGTGATGAAGGGAGCGAGGGACAGCGGAGCCGGAGCTGCAGCATGGGCCAGTCGGACGCGGAGGGCACCGCTCcccgctgctgcagccccccgggagAAGAGCAAAGCGATGCAGAGGAATACCCCGAGAGCCGCCTCACCGCTGCCGACACGGACTACAACACAAACCAGTCCAACAATGCAGCCAGGTGCCACggtggccaccagcagcagccctggttTATCTGA
- the ARHGAP45 gene encoding rho GTPase-activating protein 45 isoform X1 translates to MLGRAAGRKSYSPYLAGRRRTGKANSPKRSLDSLPHAPAVWLTDLSRKDCLEAPGTGPGELPPASSKLSTSPSTAGTLKRPTSLSRHASAAGFPLTTAGPRPMAKGHKTPTSYSPMDGTEGPFIDTEDISQLLTDVARFADALEKLRDVVLRDDPKEPQRPLAHECLGETLRILRQVINKYPLLNTLETLTAAGTLISKVKGFHYESNNETDKREFEKAVETIAVSFSSTVSEFLMGEVDSSTILSIPPSDQNQSMESLYGGIPGPGGDAMPSGMESYDTGRPPAEEVDVMLQRCEGGVDAALQYAKNISKYMKDLIGYLEKRTTLEMEFAKGLQKMANSCKQTISQETNMPFLSIYLLALEQDMEHGTSVLQAAITLQHQTFLQPLTVRRLEHEKRRKEIKEQWHRAQRKLQEAEVNLRKAKQIYMQRSEEHDKAKYMAVKAEEEQQNTTSSITTKTLDKKRRLEEEAKNKAEEAMATYRTCIADANTQKQELEDTKVNSLRQIHEVIKQSDQVIKMATISFYQIMHMQTAPLPVNFQTLCESSKLYDPGQQYASHVKQLQRGDEPDTQYDFEPYVSHNTWSPFTRARKGSFNANDFSTNTGSDGAGLPKDGTPSEGGAGAKEQQSGAPAAERRGGRGHQVHKSWPTSITEADSSLDSNTGEFSHKLQRLSSNGTMSSSEELGEKDENTTPFEQSINGITPEMTAPTGPFRNIGLSKAAQTHRLRKLRTPSKCRECNSYVYFQGAECEECYLACHKKCLETLAIQCGHKKLQGKLQLFGQDFTKASQSSADGIPFIIKKCISEIEKRALKTKGIYRVNGVKTRVEKLCQAFENGKELVELSQASPHDISNVLKLYLRQLPEPIMPFRMYNELMGLAKESLQGGEAKGKSGKGGPELVDKGADTDKVVVNLVLKLKELVKELPWENMATLQYLLQHLRRIVEVEQDNKMTSSNLGIVFGPTLMRPRPTDATISLSSLVDYPHQARIIEALIIFYSTIFENKEPTVLADPSKYVTDTKEEAASCSDLGKAGSQPTALPGSLPYLELPLEKGNLGYGADSFTESGDRSVDSDSELEDSGELLAAADGTPQTQLTKQGSETSTDEAQFCDEGSEGQRSRSCSMGQSDAEGTAPRCCSPPGEEQSDAEEYPESRLTAADTDYNTNQSNNAARCHGGHQQQPWFI, encoded by the exons ATGCTCGGCCGGGCGGCTGGGAGGAAGAGCTACAGCCCCTATCTGGCGGGGCGCCGCAGGACGGGTAAAGCCAACTCGCCCAAACGCTCCCTGGACTCGCTGCCCCACGCGCCCGCCGTGTGGCTGACG gaCCTCTCCCGCAAGGATTGCCTGGAGGCACCTGGCACCggccctggggagctgccccctgccagctccaagctcagcaccagccccagcaccgcCGGTACCCTCAAGCGCCCCACCAGCCTCAGCCGCCATGCCAGCGCCGCCGGCTTCCCCCTCACCACGGCGGGCCCCAGGCCCATGGCCAAGGGCCACAAGACCCCCACATCCTACAGCCCCATGGACGGCACGGAGGGCCCCTTCATCGACACAGAGGACATCTCCCAGCTGCTGACGGACGTGGCCCGCTTTGCCGATGCCCTGGAGAAACTGCGGGATGTGGTGCTGCGGGACG ACCCCAAGGAGCCCCAGCGGCCACTGGCCCACGAGTGCCTGGGTGAAACCCTGCGCATCCTGCGCCAGGTCATCAACAAGTACCCGCTGCTCAACACCCTGGAGACCCTGACAGCCGCTGGGACCCTCATCTCCAAAGTCAAGG GTTTCCACTACGAATCCAACAATGAGACGGACAAGCGGGAGTTTGAGAAGGCCGTGGAGACCATCGCGGTGTCCTTCAGCAGCAC CGTGTCGGAGTTCCTCATGGGGGAGGTGGACAGCAGCACCATCCTCTCCATCCCACCCAGTGACCAGAACCAG AGTATGGAGAGCCTCTATGGGGGCATCCCTGGGCCTGGAGGGGATGCCATGCCTTCGGGCATGGAAAGCTATGACACAG GCCGTCCTCCGGCCGAGGAGGTGGATGTGATGCTGCAGCGCTGTGAGGGAGGGGTAGATGCTGCCCTCCAGTATGCCAAAAACATCTCCAAGTACATGAAGGACCTCATCGGATACCTGGAGAAAAGGACCACGCTGG agatgGAGTTTGCCAAAGGGCTTCAGAAGATGGCAAACAGCTGCAAGCAAACCATCAGTCAGGAG ACCAACATGCCTTTCCTGTCCATCTACCTGCTGGCCCTGGAGCAGGATATGGAGCATGGGACGTCGGTTCTGCAGGCTGCCATCACCCTGCAGCACCAGACATTCCTCCAG CCGCTAACGGTGAGACGCCTTGAACATGAGAAACGGAGGAAGGAGATCAAGGAGCAGTGGCACCGGGCACAGAGGAAACTG CAAGAGGCAGAGGTGAACCTGCGCAAGGCCAAGCAGATCTACATGCAGCGCAGCGAGGAGCACGACAAGGCCAAGTACATGGCGGTGAAAGCggaagaagagcagcagaacaccaccagcagcatcaCCACCAAAACCCTAGACAAGAAGAGGCGGCTAGAAGAGGAAGCCAAGAACAAG GCAGAAGAGGCCATGGCCACGTATCGGACCTGCATTGCGGACGCGAATACCCAGAAGCAGGAGTTGGAGGATACCAAGGTGAACTCCCTGCGGCAGATCCACGAAGTGATCAAACAGAGTGACCAGGTCATCAAGATG GCTACAATCTCCTTCTATCAGATCATGCACATGCAGACAGCTCCGCTGCCCGTCAACTTCCAGACGCTGTGTGAGAGCAGCAAGCTCTACGACCCCGGGCAGCAATACGCCTCTCACGTCAAGCAGCTGCAGCGAGGAGACGAACCTGACACCCAGTACGACTTCGAGCCCTACGTGTCACACAACACCTG GTCCCCCTTCACTCGGGCGCGGAAAGGCAGCTTCAATGCCAACGATTTCTCAACAAACACCGGCTCTGACGGGGCCGGGCTGCCCAAGGACGGGACCCCCTCGGAAGGAGGTGCAGGAGCCAAGGAGCAGCAAAGTGGGGCCCCGGCGGCTGAGCGGAGAG GTGGTAGGGGACACCAGGTCCATAAATCCTGGCCAACCTCCATCACTGAAGCTGACAGCAGCCTGGATTCCAACACAG GTGAATTCAGCCATAAACTCCAGCGGCTGTCGTCCAACGGCACCATGTCCTCCAGCGAAGAGCTGGGGGAGAAGGACGAGAACACCACCCCCTTTGAGCAGA GCATCAACGGCATCACCCCAGAGATGACGGCTCCAACGGGGCCCTTCCGAAACATTGGCTTGTCCAAGGCTGCCCAGACTCATCGGCTGAGGAAGCTCCGTACCCCTTCCAAGTGTCGGGAGTGCAACAGCTACGTTTATTTCCAGGGAGCAGAATGCGAGGAG TGCTACCTGGCCTGCCACAAGAAGTGCCTGGAAACCTTGGCCATCCAGTGCGGCCACAAGAAACTCCAAGGGAAGCTGCAGCTTTTTGGGCAAGACTTCACAAAGGCTTCTCAGAGTAGTGCCGACGGCATCCCCTTCATCATCAAGAAGTGCATTTCTGAGATTGAGAAGCGGGCACTGAAAACCAAG GGCATCTACCGAGTTAATGGTGTCAAGACCCGTGTGGAGAAGCTTTGCCAGGCATTTGAGAATGGGAaagagctggtggagctgtcCCAGGCCTCCCCTCATGATATCAGCAATGTCTTGAAGCTCTACCTGAGACAG CTGCCGGAGCCCATCATGCCCTTCCGTATGTACAACGAGCTGATGGGCCTGGCCAAGGAGAGCTTACAGGGCGGCGAGGCCAAGGGCAAGAGCGGGAAAGGGGGTCCCGAGCTGGTGGACAAAGGAGCCGACACCGACAAGGTGGTGGTGAACCTGGTGCTGAAGCTGAAGGAGCTGGTGAAGGAGCTTCCCTGGGAGAACATGGCCACGCTACAGTACCTCCTGCAGCACTTGAGGAG gatCGTGGAAGTGGAACAGGACAACAAGATGACCTCAAGCAACCTGGGCATCGTCTTTGGGCCAACACTGATGCGCCCGAGGCCCACGGATGCCACTATTTCCTTGTCCTCACTGGTGGATTATCCCCACCAAGCTCGCATCATTGAAGCACTCATCATCTTCTATTCGACCATCTTTGAGAACAAGGAGCCCACGGTGCTGGCCGACCCCAGCAAATACGTCACAGATACcaaggaggaggcagccagctgctccGACCTG GGCAAGGCAGGCTCCCAGCCCACCGCTCTGCCCGGCAGCCTCCCCTATCTAGAGCTGCCTTTGGAGAAGGGGAATTTGGGGTACGGCGCTGACTCGTTCACAG AGTCTGGTGACCGCTCTGTTGACTCTGACTCCGAGCTGGAGGAcagtggggagctgctggccgctGCGGACGGGACCCCCCAAACCCAGCTAACGAAGCAGGGCAGCGAGACCAGCACAGACGAAGCTCAGTTCTGTGATGAAGGGAGCGAGGGACAGCGGAGCCGGAGCTGCAGCATGGGCCAGTCGGACGCGGAGGGCACCGCTCcccgctgctgcagccccccgggagAAGAGCAAAGCGATGCAGAGGAATACCCCGAGAGCCGCCTCACCGCTGCCGACACGGACTACAACACAAACCAGTCCAACAATGCAGCCAGGTGCCACggtggccaccagcagcagccctggttTATCTGA